From Skermanella sp. TT6, a single genomic window includes:
- a CDS encoding segregation and condensation protein A — MADQAILEAEGQLVLDLDGYEGPIDVLLTLARDQKVDLTRISILQLADQYLEFVAEARRIRLELAADYLVMAAWLAYLKSRLLLPEQDAEEPSGEDLAQALAFQLQRLEAMQEAGAKLLDRPRLGRDVFARGAPEGIRIVTRSIFDLSLYDLLRAYTEHKRREEFGTWRIQPTELYSLEDALKHLSEMLGRLPDWTDLANFVPGAGGGTLLSRSALAAHFVASLELTKAGKLELRQEGVFSPIYLRRVRSPS, encoded by the coding sequence ATGGCCGACCAAGCGATCCTGGAAGCGGAAGGGCAGCTCGTCCTCGACCTCGACGGGTACGAGGGGCCGATCGACGTGCTGCTGACCCTGGCCCGCGACCAGAAGGTGGACCTGACCCGGATCTCCATCCTCCAACTGGCCGACCAGTACCTGGAGTTCGTCGCCGAGGCGCGGCGCATCCGGCTGGAACTGGCGGCCGACTATCTGGTGATGGCGGCCTGGCTGGCCTACCTGAAGTCGCGGCTGCTGCTGCCCGAGCAGGACGCGGAGGAGCCGAGCGGCGAGGATCTGGCCCAGGCGCTGGCCTTCCAGCTCCAGCGGCTGGAGGCGATGCAGGAGGCCGGGGCCAAGCTGCTCGACCGGCCCCGGCTGGGGCGGGACGTGTTCGCGCGCGGCGCGCCGGAAGGCATCCGGATCGTCACCCGGTCGATCTTCGACCTGTCGCTCTACGACCTGCTCCGGGCCTATACAGAGCACAAGCGGCGCGAGGAGTTCGGCACCTGGCGCATCCAGCCGACCGAGCTCTATTCGCTGGAAGACGCGCTGAAGCACCTGTCGGAGATGCTGGGCCGACTGCCGGATTGGACGGACCTCGCCAATTTCGTCCCGGGAGCGGGCGGCGGCACGCTGCTGAGCCGGTCGGCCCTGGCCGCCCATTTCGTCGCCAGCCTGGAGCTGACCAAGGCCGGGAAGCTGGAGCTTCGGCAGGAGGGCGTCTTCTCGCCCATCTATCTGCGCCGCGTCCGGTCGCCGTCATGA
- a CDS encoding site-2 protease family protein, giving the protein MPDIGQFLFTASVWVIPVIVAITFHEAAHGYVAWKLGDDTAKVLGRVTFNPLRHVDPFGTVVLPAIMYFTTSFLFGWAKPVPVNFRRLRNPRYGMVLVALAGPAINIVLAFFSAWALRWVGLVPDEALLWVQQSLVIAVQINVILAVFNMIPLPPLDGGRVAVGLLPRQLAMPIARLEPYGLFILIGVLFIVPLIGTQLGYNLSVLPWLLGPPVEYVIRLLGFVTGHG; this is encoded by the coding sequence ATGCCGGATATCGGGCAGTTCCTGTTCACCGCGTCGGTCTGGGTGATCCCGGTCATCGTGGCGATCACCTTCCACGAGGCGGCCCACGGCTATGTAGCGTGGAAGCTGGGCGACGACACGGCGAAGGTGCTGGGGCGGGTGACCTTCAACCCGCTGCGCCACGTCGATCCGTTCGGCACGGTGGTGCTGCCCGCGATCATGTATTTCACCACCTCCTTCCTGTTCGGCTGGGCCAAGCCGGTCCCGGTGAATTTCAGGCGGCTGCGCAACCCGCGCTACGGCATGGTGCTGGTGGCGCTGGCGGGGCCTGCGATCAACATCGTGCTGGCCTTCTTCTCCGCCTGGGCGCTCCGCTGGGTCGGGCTGGTGCCCGACGAGGCCCTGCTGTGGGTCCAGCAGAGCTTGGTGATCGCGGTCCAGATCAACGTGATCCTGGCGGTCTTCAACATGATCCCGCTGCCGCCGCTGGACGGCGGAAGGGTCGCGGTCGGGCTGCTGCCGCGCCAGCTCGCGATGCCGATCGCCCGGCTGGAGCCCTACGGGCTGTTCATCCTGATCGGCGTGCTGTTCATCGTGCCGCTGATCGGGACACAGCTCGGATATAATCTCAGCGTTCTGCCCTGGCTGCTCGGGCCGCCGGTCGAGTACGTGATCCGGCTGCTCGGCTTCGTGACCGGGCACGGCTGA
- a CDS encoding FecCD family ABC transporter permease, giving the protein MTCLTARDGAAGLGQWGVLALLAALACAAVVASLAIGASALSPGTVLAALFGGDVAHRDAAIVLQLRLPRTLLGFGVGAALAVSGAMMQGLFRNPLADAALIGISGGAALAAVAVIVLGVPTAVAGLAGPFALPAAAFAGSLVTILAVQRVARGDGRTDVAILLLAGIAVNAIAAAGTGYLVFGSDDRQMRDITFWTMGSLGGAAWPVVLALAPFALGAVLAAGRWAGVLDALLLGEREAALMGFRVEPAKTGIVTVCAAAVGASVAVAGVIGFVGLVVPHLVRLVVGAGHRLLLPASALLGGTLVLIADIVARTVVAPAELPIGLVTALIGGPFFLWLLIRRRREAPS; this is encoded by the coding sequence ATGACCTGCCTGACGGCGCGCGACGGCGCGGCCGGGCTCGGCCAATGGGGCGTTCTCGCGCTGCTCGCGGCGCTCGCCTGCGCCGCCGTGGTGGCGAGCCTCGCGATCGGCGCTTCCGCCCTGTCGCCCGGGACCGTCCTCGCGGCGCTCTTCGGGGGCGACGTCGCGCACCGGGACGCCGCGATCGTGCTCCAGCTCCGGCTGCCGCGCACGCTGCTGGGGTTCGGCGTCGGGGCGGCGCTGGCGGTCAGCGGTGCCATGATGCAGGGGCTGTTCCGCAATCCTCTCGCCGATGCGGCGCTGATCGGGATCTCCGGCGGCGCCGCGCTGGCGGCGGTCGCGGTGATCGTGCTGGGCGTTCCCACGGCGGTCGCCGGGCTGGCCGGCCCCTTCGCCCTGCCCGCCGCGGCCTTCGCCGGCAGCCTCGTCACCATCCTGGCGGTCCAGCGGGTCGCGCGCGGCGACGGCAGGACCGACGTGGCGATCCTGCTGCTGGCCGGCATCGCGGTCAACGCCATCGCCGCGGCGGGGACCGGCTACCTGGTCTTCGGCAGCGACGACCGGCAGATGCGCGACATCACCTTCTGGACCATGGGATCCCTCGGCGGGGCCGCCTGGCCGGTGGTGCTGGCCCTGGCGCCCTTCGCCCTGGGCGCCGTCCTGGCCGCGGGGCGCTGGGCCGGCGTGCTGGACGCGCTGCTTCTGGGCGAGCGGGAGGCGGCGCTGATGGGCTTCAGGGTGGAACCGGCCAAGACCGGGATCGTGACCGTCTGCGCCGCCGCGGTCGGCGCCAGCGTCGCGGTCGCCGGTGTGATCGGCTTCGTCGGGCTGGTCGTGCCGCATCTGGTCCGCCTGGTCGTCGGGGCCGGGCACCGGCTGCTGCTGCCGGCCTCGGCCCTGCTCGGCGGCACCCTGGTCCTGATCGCCGACATCGTCGCGCGCACCGTGGTGGCGCCGGCCGAACTGCCGATCGGCCTGGTCACCGCGCTGATCGGCGGCCCGTTCTTCCTGTGGCTGCTGATCCGCCGGCGGCGCGAGGCGCCGTCATGA
- a CDS encoding heme/hemin ABC transporter substrate-binding protein, protein MKAWPPVLFSLVLASIAAAAEPPARIVSVGGAVTEIVNELGLGDTLVAVDSTSLHPPAMRELPQVGYMRALSAEGVAALGPDLVLLSDNAGPPPVIAQIRGLGIPTRMVPDRPTVEGVAEKVRAVGSFLDRQEEAEAMARDITRGVEAVSAVVAEIPDRPRVLFLMGLGQGAPTAAGQNTAADAMIRLAGGINAMEGYEGYKPASGEAILAAAPDVLLLPSDAVEAAGGRDAILAMPQFAGTPAARHGRLVAMDTLYLLGFGPRLPQALADLARALHPDRADAFPTPPRDRS, encoded by the coding sequence ATGAAGGCATGGCCGCCCGTCCTGTTCTCCCTGGTGCTGGCGTCCATCGCCGCCGCGGCCGAACCGCCCGCGCGGATCGTCTCGGTCGGCGGCGCGGTCACCGAGATCGTCAACGAACTCGGTCTGGGCGACACCCTGGTCGCCGTCGACAGCACCAGCCTCCACCCGCCCGCCATGCGGGAGCTGCCGCAGGTCGGCTACATGCGGGCGCTGTCCGCCGAGGGCGTCGCGGCGCTCGGCCCCGATCTGGTGCTGCTGAGCGACAATGCCGGCCCGCCGCCGGTGATCGCCCAGATCCGAGGCCTGGGCATTCCCACCCGGATGGTCCCCGACCGGCCGACCGTGGAGGGCGTCGCGGAAAAGGTCCGCGCGGTCGGATCGTTCCTGGACCGGCAGGAGGAGGCTGAAGCCATGGCTCGTGACATCACCAGGGGAGTGGAGGCGGTCAGCGCCGTCGTCGCGGAGATCCCCGACCGCCCGCGCGTCCTGTTCCTGATGGGCCTGGGCCAGGGCGCCCCGACGGCGGCCGGGCAGAACACCGCTGCCGACGCCATGATCCGGCTGGCGGGAGGGATCAACGCCATGGAGGGATACGAGGGCTACAAGCCCGCGTCGGGCGAAGCGATCCTGGCGGCGGCTCCCGACGTGCTGCTGCTGCCGTCGGACGCGGTGGAGGCCGCCGGCGGGCGCGACGCGATCCTGGCGATGCCCCAGTTCGCCGGGACGCCGGCGGCGCGGCACGGCCGGCTGGTCGCGATGGACACCCTTTACCTGCTGGGCTTCGGCCCCCGCCTTCCCCAGGCCCTGGCCGACCTCGCCCGCGCGCTGCACCCGGACCGGGCCGACGCCTTCCCGACGCCGCCCAGGGACCGTTCATGA
- a CDS encoding hemin-degrading factor: MSPDIRSDLKALPGLPLPANDLLWDCWQVLRKDRPGIRARDAALELEVPEAALIASGCGRISLRLRSGDWGTFLEGVGTLGPVMALTRNEHAVIEKTGTYRNIDCGPAMGLVLDPDIDLRLFFNHWRHLFMVREDSHGNARLSLQVFDGTGTAVHKIYLTENSDREAFDRLAAARRTDDQTTAFDAEPPASPAAPTEDERIDLAGFHAGWDALEDTHEFFGLLRRFGLGRVQALRLAGPDRARPVAASALSTVLRSAAGSGLPIMVFVGNRGCIGIHTGPVHRIKAMGPWLNVLDPGFNLHLREDRIATAWVVRKPTADGIVTSLELFDAAGETIAFLFGRRKPSEPELDGWRALAAGLAAPEAAP, from the coding sequence ATGAGTCCCGACATCCGATCCGACCTGAAAGCCCTGCCCGGCCTGCCCCTGCCCGCCAACGACCTGCTGTGGGACTGCTGGCAGGTGCTGCGCAAGGACCGCCCCGGCATCCGCGCCCGCGACGCGGCGCTCGAACTGGAGGTTCCGGAAGCGGCGCTGATCGCCAGCGGCTGCGGCCGGATCAGCCTGCGCCTGCGCTCCGGCGACTGGGGCACCTTCCTGGAAGGGGTCGGCACGCTCGGCCCGGTCATGGCGCTGACCCGCAACGAGCATGCTGTGATCGAGAAGACGGGAACCTACCGCAACATCGACTGCGGGCCGGCCATGGGGCTGGTGCTGGACCCGGACATCGACCTGCGCCTGTTCTTCAACCACTGGCGCCACCTGTTCATGGTCCGGGAGGACAGCCACGGCAACGCTCGCCTCAGCCTTCAGGTGTTCGACGGCACCGGCACCGCGGTCCACAAGATCTACCTGACCGAGAACAGCGACCGCGAGGCCTTCGACCGGCTCGCGGCCGCCCGGAGGACCGACGACCAGACCACCGCGTTCGACGCCGAGCCGCCCGCGAGTCCCGCCGCCCCGACCGAGGACGAACGGATCGACTTGGCGGGCTTCCATGCCGGTTGGGACGCGCTGGAGGACACCCATGAGTTCTTCGGCCTGCTGCGCCGCTTCGGGTTGGGCCGCGTCCAGGCGCTGCGGCTGGCGGGACCGGACCGCGCCCGCCCGGTCGCGGCGTCGGCGCTCTCGACGGTGTTGCGCTCCGCGGCCGGCAGCGGGCTGCCGATCATGGTGTTCGTGGGCAACCGGGGCTGCATCGGGATCCATACCGGGCCGGTCCACCGGATCAAGGCCATGGGTCCCTGGCTGAACGTGCTCGATCCCGGCTTCAACCTGCATCTCCGGGAAGACCGCATCGCCACCGCCTGGGTGGTGCGCAAGCCCACGGCCGACGGGATCGTCACCTCGCTGGAGCTGTTCGACGCCGCGGGGGAGACCATCGCCTTCCTGTTCGGCCGCCGCAAACCGTCGGAACCCGAGCTGGACGGCTGGCGCGCGCTGGCCGCCGGCCTCGCCGCGCCGGAGGCGGCGCCATGA
- a CDS encoding putative zinc-binding metallopeptidase: MKLFECESCGQPLYFENTVCESCGHRLGYVPEVNKVTALEPEGEAWRALGAPGTLYKFCRNAEVDACNWLLPADSAEPHCAACRHNRTIPDLSDAENMARWRKLEMAKHHLFYTMLKLKLPLKNRTDDPEGGLAFDFLSDQVDADGNVTTVLTGHDNGLITINVAEADDAEREKRRTQMQEPYRTLLGHFRHEVGHYFWDKLVRDAGEESLAKFREMFGDERADYGQALQTHYNNGPPADWQDNFVSTYATAHPWEDFAETWAHYLHIVDTLETARSFGMKIRPRIRKGHELQAEVDFDPHKARDIEDLIDNWLPLTYAVNALNRSMGQPDLYPFILSPAVIAKLGYMHDLTH; this comes from the coding sequence ATGAAGCTGTTTGAATGCGAGAGCTGCGGCCAGCCGCTCTATTTCGAGAATACGGTGTGCGAGAGCTGCGGCCATCGGCTGGGCTATGTTCCGGAAGTCAACAAGGTGACGGCCCTGGAGCCGGAAGGCGAGGCTTGGCGCGCGCTGGGCGCGCCCGGCACGCTGTACAAGTTCTGCCGGAACGCCGAGGTGGACGCCTGCAACTGGCTCCTGCCCGCCGATTCCGCCGAGCCCCATTGCGCCGCCTGCCGCCACAACCGCACCATCCCGGACCTTTCCGACGCGGAGAACATGGCGCGCTGGCGCAAGCTGGAGATGGCCAAGCATCACCTGTTCTACACGATGCTGAAGCTGAAGCTGCCGCTGAAGAACCGCACCGACGATCCCGAGGGCGGACTGGCCTTCGACTTCCTGTCCGACCAGGTCGATGCCGACGGCAACGTGACCACGGTTCTGACCGGCCACGACAACGGCCTGATCACCATCAACGTCGCCGAGGCCGACGACGCCGAGCGCGAGAAGCGCCGCACCCAGATGCAGGAGCCCTACCGGACCCTGCTCGGCCATTTCCGCCACGAGGTCGGCCACTATTTCTGGGACAAGCTGGTCCGCGACGCCGGCGAGGAAAGCCTCGCCAAGTTCCGCGAGATGTTCGGCGACGAGCGGGCGGACTACGGGCAGGCGCTCCAGACCCACTACAACAACGGCCCCCCGGCCGACTGGCAGGACAACTTCGTCAGCACCTACGCGACCGCCCACCCGTGGGAGGACTTCGCGGAGACCTGGGCGCACTACCTGCACATCGTCGACACGCTGGAGACGGCGCGCTCCTTCGGCATGAAGATCCGCCCGCGGATCCGCAAGGGCCACGAGCTACAGGCCGAAGTCGACTTCGACCCGCACAAGGCGAGGGACATCGAAGACCTGATCGACAACTGGCTGCCCCTGACCTACGCGGTCAACGCCCTCAACCGCAGCATGGGCCAACCCGACCTCTACCCGTTCATCCTGTCCCCGGCGGTGATCGCGAAGCTCGGCTACATGCACGACCTGACGCACTGA
- a CDS encoding dicarboxylate/amino acid:cation symporter gives MQATGSAAVTAPVPHKKIYHHLYFQVLCAIVIGVLVGYFHPEFGASLKWLGDLFIKLIKMLIAPIIFCTVVHGIASMEDMKKVGRVGVKALIYFEVMTTLALIIGLVVVNLWQPGAGMNVDVNSLDTKAIAAYTSKAAEQGTIEYIMHIVPSTVVGAFAEGEILQVLFFALLFGFALFALGEKGKPLLGIIDQSAHVFFKIVGIVMKVAPIGAFGAMAFTIGKYGVGSLLSLGQLMLAFYATCLLFIFLVLGTVARLAGFSIVKFIKYIKEELLIVLGTSSSESVLPRMIAKMELLGCEKSVVGLVIPTGYSFNLDGTCIYLTMAAIFLAQATGTDLTLSQEIGIIAVLLLTSKGAAGVTGSGFIVLAATLASVGTIPVASIALILGVDRFMSEARALTNLIGNGVATVVVARWEGALDVDRMNRHLNNETDEEADSPESVLVTEEETAGIGTGHIGTGHIGTGHIGAGQGAGARAY, from the coding sequence ATGCAGGCCACCGGAAGCGCGGCCGTGACCGCGCCTGTCCCCCACAAGAAGATCTATCACCACCTCTATTTCCAGGTGCTGTGCGCCATCGTGATCGGCGTGCTGGTCGGGTATTTCCATCCCGAGTTCGGCGCCAGCCTGAAGTGGCTGGGCGACCTGTTCATCAAGCTGATCAAGATGCTGATCGCCCCGATCATCTTCTGCACCGTCGTCCACGGCATCGCCAGCATGGAGGATATGAAGAAGGTCGGCCGGGTCGGCGTGAAGGCGCTGATCTATTTCGAGGTGATGACCACCCTGGCGCTGATCATCGGCCTGGTCGTCGTCAACCTGTGGCAGCCCGGCGCCGGCATGAACGTCGACGTCAACTCGCTCGACACCAAGGCGATCGCGGCCTACACCTCGAAGGCGGCCGAGCAGGGCACCATCGAGTATATCATGCACATCGTGCCGAGCACGGTGGTCGGCGCCTTCGCCGAGGGCGAAATACTCCAGGTGCTGTTCTTCGCGCTGCTGTTCGGCTTCGCGCTGTTCGCGCTGGGCGAGAAGGGCAAGCCGCTGCTGGGCATCATCGACCAGTCGGCCCACGTCTTCTTCAAGATCGTCGGCATCGTGATGAAGGTGGCCCCGATCGGCGCCTTCGGCGCCATGGCCTTCACCATCGGCAAGTACGGCGTCGGCTCGCTGCTGTCGCTGGGGCAGCTGATGCTGGCCTTCTACGCCACCTGCCTGCTGTTCATCTTCCTGGTGCTGGGCACGGTGGCGCGGCTGGCCGGCTTCAGCATCGTCAAGTTCATCAAGTACATCAAGGAAGAGCTGCTGATCGTCCTCGGCACCTCCTCGTCGGAATCGGTCCTGCCGCGCATGATCGCCAAGATGGAGCTGCTGGGCTGCGAGAAGTCGGTGGTCGGCCTGGTGATCCCGACCGGCTATTCGTTCAACCTGGACGGCACCTGCATCTACCTGACCATGGCGGCGATCTTCCTGGCCCAGGCGACCGGTACCGACCTGACGCTCAGCCAGGAGATCGGCATCATCGCCGTGCTGCTGCTGACCTCCAAGGGGGCGGCCGGCGTCACGGGAAGCGGCTTCATCGTGCTGGCGGCGACGCTGGCCTCGGTCGGGACCATCCCGGTCGCCAGCATCGCGCTGATCCTGGGCGTGGACCGCTTCATGTCCGAGGCCCGGGCCCTGACCAACCTGATCGGCAACGGCGTCGCCACCGTGGTGGTCGCCCGCTGGGAAGGGGCCCTGGATGTGGACCGCATGAACCGCCACCTGAACAACGAGACCGACGAGGAAGCCGACAGCCCCGAATCCGTCCTGGTGACGGAGGAGGAGACGGCGGGCATCGGAACCGGGCACATCGGAACCGGGCACATCGGAACCGGGCACATCGGGGCCGGGCAGGGCGCCGGCGCCCGGGCCTATTGA
- a CDS encoding heme ABC transporter ATP-binding protein, producing the protein MIRATEATLRRRGRALVDRVSLDLQPGTLTAVLGPNGAGKSSLVRLLSGETPPDAGTVTLDDRPLAEWEPEMLARRRAVLSQSVTLSFPLGAAEVAMLGRAPHRARATRAESLKAVERALLAADALHLSERSYPSLSGGEQQRVQFARVLAQLDDDADPSPRYLLLDEPTSSLDIRHQAQLLGLAHGLARRGWAVMAVLHDPNLAAVHADTIVLMRDGRVLTAGSPWTVMTPDCLAAAFDHPVLVSRRTDLDRPLIVPAVQGGTCSG; encoded by the coding sequence ATGATCCGGGCGACGGAGGCGACCCTGCGGCGCCGCGGCCGGGCGCTGGTGGACCGGGTCTCCCTGGACCTGCAACCCGGCACGCTGACGGCGGTGCTCGGGCCGAACGGCGCCGGCAAGTCGTCGCTGGTCCGGCTGCTGTCGGGCGAGACGCCGCCCGACGCCGGCACCGTCACGCTCGACGACCGCCCGCTGGCGGAGTGGGAGCCGGAAATGCTGGCGCGCCGCCGGGCCGTGCTGTCCCAGTCGGTGACCCTGTCCTTCCCGCTCGGCGCGGCCGAGGTGGCGATGCTGGGACGGGCGCCGCACCGGGCTCGCGCGACCCGGGCCGAGAGCCTGAAGGCGGTCGAGCGGGCCTTGCTGGCGGCCGACGCGCTGCACCTCTCGGAGCGCTCCTACCCGTCCCTGTCCGGCGGCGAGCAGCAGCGGGTCCAGTTCGCCCGCGTGCTGGCCCAGCTGGACGACGATGCCGACCCCTCCCCCCGCTACCTCCTCCTGGACGAGCCGACCTCCAGCCTGGACATCCGCCACCAGGCCCAGCTTCTCGGGCTGGCCCACGGCCTGGCCCGCCGGGGCTGGGCCGTCATGGCGGTGCTGCACGACCCCAACCTCGCCGCCGTCCATGCCGACACCATCGTCCTGATGCGCGACGGCCGCGTGCTGACGGCGGGCTCCCCCTGGACTGTCATGACGCCGGACTGCCTGGCCGCCGCCTTCGACCACCCGGTGCTGGTGTCGCGGCGGACCGACCTGGACCGGCCCCTGATCGTGCCCGCCGTCCAGGGCGGTACCTGTTCAGGTTGA
- the scpB gene encoding SMC-Scp complex subunit ScpB: MNPQLRLLEALLFASAEPLDARSLAARLGQGADVDALLGELAAHYAERGINLVCTGGRWSFRTAPDLAEKLRVDAEVQRKLSRATVETLAIIAYHQPVTRAEIESIRGVATSKGTLDILMEAGWIRPGKRRETPGRPLTWITTDGFLDHFGLESLRDLPNLEDLKASGLLDSRPVLAAVGGGEGLPAREEEG, translated from the coding sequence ATGAACCCGCAGCTCCGATTGCTGGAGGCCCTGCTGTTCGCCTCGGCCGAGCCGCTGGACGCCCGCAGCCTGGCGGCGCGGCTGGGGCAGGGCGCCGACGTGGACGCGCTGCTGGGCGAGCTGGCGGCGCATTACGCCGAGCGGGGCATCAACCTGGTCTGCACCGGCGGGCGCTGGTCGTTCCGGACGGCGCCGGATCTGGCCGAGAAGCTTCGCGTGGATGCCGAGGTGCAGCGGAAGCTGTCGCGGGCCACGGTCGAGACGCTGGCGATCATCGCCTACCACCAGCCGGTGACCCGCGCCGAGATCGAGAGCATCCGAGGCGTCGCGACCAGCAAGGGCACGCTGGACATCCTGATGGAGGCGGGCTGGATCCGTCCCGGCAAGCGGCGCGAGACGCCGGGACGGCCGCTGACCTGGATCACCACCGACGGCTTCCTCGACCATTTCGGCCTGGAGAGCCTGCGCGACCTGCCGAACCTGGAGGACCTGAAGGCCTCGGGCCTGCTGGACTCCCGGCCGGTGCTGGCGGCGGTGGGCGGCGGCGAGGGGCTGCCGGCGCGCGAGGAGGAAGGATAA
- a CDS encoding TonB-dependent hemoglobin/transferrin/lactoferrin family receptor → MSTSIVALGAVGALAQEAAPVPVTAAEPPASVLRLDPVTVTATRGERPVDEVPGTVSVITDSEIDRRLVSDPRDLLRYEPGVSIGSDPTRSGLTNYTIRGIGGNRVLVQVDGARLPDFPATSPTFNRDYVDLDTVKRVEIVRGPASSLYGSDAIGGVVAYITKDPADYLTEFGRDVFVSAKAGYDGADNSLATTATVAGRAGSLEGMLVATRRDGREVETNGRAEANPQDYFSNNLLGKLVWNAGDHDTLKLTGELRKAVTWTDIRSERSATVLDSLGRDTTDRYRLSLDHAHDAPIGFIDEVDWQLSWQRVGRSEDSTQRRLTAGQPRLRITDQEFEQDIWGLDVQLLSRAEIAGTANTFTYGIDIDYSDTSRPRERTETNLVTGAVTRFIGGELFPNKTFPDSTTLLAGAYVQDEIGIGRLSVIPGVRVDHYRLDPDPDQAYRNLNPGALQVGTVTETAVSPKLGATYRLDDRFTLFGQYARGFRSPPYDDANIGFTNAAFGYVVLPNPDLEPETSDGFEAGLRGNLGTAAFSVSGFYNRYRDFIEQVVVGTSGGLQLFQARNLERVKIWGAEAHGDWAVGAGFTLLGSLGYARGEDEDTGRPIDSVDPLKLVGGIRYDHPADSWGAELATTYTARKSRVSDAGFFQPPSSTVVDLMAYWDVTPNVTVNAGLFNLTDERYWNPQDVTGQSRTSTSIERYAQPGRTVAVNAIVKW, encoded by the coding sequence ATGTCCACCAGCATCGTCGCCCTCGGCGCCGTGGGCGCCCTCGCCCAGGAAGCCGCCCCGGTCCCCGTCACGGCGGCGGAACCGCCGGCATCCGTGCTGCGCCTCGACCCCGTCACCGTGACGGCGACCCGAGGCGAGCGGCCGGTGGACGAGGTGCCCGGCACCGTCTCCGTCATCACGGACTCGGAGATCGACCGGCGGCTGGTCTCCGACCCGCGCGACCTGCTGCGCTACGAGCCGGGCGTGTCGATCGGCAGCGACCCGACGCGCTCGGGCCTGACCAATTACACGATCCGCGGCATCGGCGGGAACCGGGTGCTGGTCCAGGTGGACGGCGCCCGGCTGCCGGACTTCCCCGCGACCAGCCCGACCTTCAACCGCGACTATGTGGACCTGGACACGGTCAAGCGGGTGGAGATCGTGCGCGGCCCGGCCTCGTCGCTCTACGGCAGCGACGCGATCGGCGGCGTGGTCGCCTACATCACCAAGGACCCGGCGGATTACCTGACGGAATTCGGCCGCGACGTCTTCGTCAGCGCCAAGGCCGGCTACGACGGCGCCGACAACAGCCTCGCCACCACGGCCACCGTGGCCGGCCGCGCCGGCAGCCTGGAGGGAATGCTGGTCGCGACCCGGCGCGACGGGCGGGAGGTCGAGACCAACGGCCGGGCGGAGGCGAACCCCCAGGACTATTTCTCCAACAACCTGCTGGGCAAGCTGGTCTGGAACGCGGGCGACCACGACACGCTCAAGCTGACCGGCGAGCTGCGGAAGGCCGTGACCTGGACGGACATCCGGTCGGAACGCTCGGCGACGGTGCTCGACAGCCTGGGGCGCGACACCACCGACCGCTACCGCCTCAGCCTGGACCACGCCCACGACGCACCCATCGGCTTCATCGACGAGGTCGACTGGCAGCTCTCCTGGCAGCGGGTCGGCCGCAGCGAGGACAGCACCCAGCGCCGCCTGACGGCGGGACAGCCGCGGCTGCGCATCACCGACCAGGAGTTCGAGCAGGATATCTGGGGCCTCGACGTCCAGCTGCTCAGCCGGGCCGAGATCGCGGGGACGGCCAACACCTTCACCTACGGCATCGACATCGACTATTCCGACACCTCCCGCCCGCGGGAGCGGACCGAGACCAACCTGGTCACCGGCGCCGTCACCCGCTTCATCGGCGGCGAGCTGTTCCCCAACAAGACCTTCCCCGACAGCACGACGCTGCTGGCCGGCGCCTATGTCCAGGACGAGATCGGGATCGGCCGGCTCTCCGTGATCCCGGGCGTCCGGGTGGACCATTACCGGCTCGACCCCGACCCGGACCAGGCCTACCGCAACCTCAACCCCGGCGCGCTCCAGGTCGGCACGGTGACCGAGACGGCGGTGTCGCCGAAGCTGGGCGCCACGTACCGCCTGGACGACCGCTTCACCCTGTTCGGCCAGTATGCCCGGGGATTCCGCAGCCCGCCCTACGACGACGCCAATATCGGCTTCACCAACGCGGCCTTCGGCTACGTCGTCCTGCCCAACCCCGACCTGGAGCCGGAGACCAGCGACGGCTTCGAGGCCGGCCTGCGCGGCAACCTGGGAACCGCCGCCTTCAGCGTCAGCGGCTTCTACAACCGCTACCGCGACTTCATCGAGCAGGTCGTGGTCGGGACCAGCGGCGGGCTCCAGCTCTTCCAGGCGAGGAACCTGGAGCGGGTGAAGATCTGGGGCGCCGAGGCGCACGGCGACTGGGCCGTGGGCGCCGGCTTCACCCTGCTGGGCAGCCTGGGCTACGCCCGGGGCGAGGACGAGGACACCGGCCGCCCGATCGACAGCGTCGATCCGCTGAAGCTGGTCGGCGGCATCCGCTACGACCATCCGGCGGATTCCTGGGGCGCCGAGCTGGCGACCACCTACACGGCGCGGAAGTCGCGGGTCAGCGACGCGGGGTTCTTCCAGCCGCCCTCCTCCACGGTGGTGGACCTGATGGCCTATTGGGACGTGACGCCGAACGTCACGGTGAACGCCGGGCTCTTCAACCTGACCGACGAGCGCTACTGGAATCCCCAGGACGTCACCGGCCAGAGCCGGACATCCACCAGCATCGAACGCTATGCCCAACCCGGCCGCACCGTCGCGGTCAATGCCATCGTGAAGTGGTGA